TGGTGGCGGCCGGTGGGGTCCCGCGCTACGCGTTGATCGACGCCGAGGCGCCGGTGCCGGCCGATGGCGGCACCTGCTATTACCAGGGCCAGGGCTATCGGCTGACCGTGCTGCGCGGCCTGTGCACGCTCGGGGCGCAGACGACGGTCGTCTACGGGCCGATCCTGCAGCTGGACGAGACCCTGTTCGCGCCACCGTTGCCGCCGGTGTCGGACGTGCGGCTGTATGCGCACGACGCGTTGCGGCGACTGCAGCAGGCCGCGCGCCAGGCGTGAGCGGCGGCGTCCGGCCGCCGTGCCCGCAATGCGGGTGACGGCATGCGGCTGGCTGCGGGCGCGCCGTGCCTGCCGATGAAGGATGCCGCGCATGCGTGCGAGGATGCCTGGGCGCCTGGCAGGCTCGCTGATGCGCGTGGTGTTCGTCGGACCTGTGCGTTTCAGATCGCGCCCGGCGTCGCGGCGCATGCGCACCGGCACGCCCGCGATTATCCTATGCCGATGACGACCTCCTTCCAGCTTTCCCGCCGTGCGCAGGCGCTGACCAGTTCGGCGATCCGCGAAATCCTCAAGGTCACCGAACGCCCGGAGGTGATCTCCTTCGCCGGCGGGTTGCCGTCGCCGGACACGTTTCCGATCGCGCGCATGCAGTACGCCTGCGACAAGGTCCTGCGCGAGGCGCCGCAGGCGGCGCTGCAGTACGGCCCGACCGAAGGCTATCTGCCGCTGCGCGAATGGGTGGCGGCGCGCCTGAGCCGCGACGGCGCCAGCATCCGCCCCAGCCAGGTGCTGATCACCACTGGCTCGCAGCAGGGCCTGGACCTGCTCGGCAAGGTGTTCATCGACGAAAGCAGCAAGGTGCTGGTGGAGACGCCGAGCTACCTGGGGGCGCTGCAGGCCTTCTCGCTGTTCCAGCCGGCCTTCGCGGCGATGGCGTCGGACGACGACGGGCTGGTGGTGGATGCGCTGGACGACGCGCAGCTGGCCGGCGCGCGCTTCATGTATTGCCTGCCGAACTTCCAGAATCCGACCGGGCGGCGCCTGCCGCTGCACCGGCGCCAGGCGCTGGTCGCGCGCGCCGCCGCCGCCGGCGTGCCGATCGTCGAGGACGATCCGTATGGCGAGCTGTGCTACAGCGGCGACACGCTGCCCAGCCTGCTGTCGATGCATCCAGACGGCGTCATCTACATGGGCTCGTTTTCCAAGGTGCTGGCGCCGGGCCTGCGCCTGGGCTTCGTGATCGCGCCCGAAGCGGTGCACGCCAAGCTGGTGCAGGCCAAGCAGGCGGCGGACCTGCATACGCCCTCGTTCAGCCAGCGCATCGTCTACGAGGCGGTGCAGGACGGCTTCCTGGATGCGCACATTCCCGGCATCCGCAGCCTGTACGCGAGCCGTTGCCAGCAGATGCTGACGGCGCTGGGGAAGTACTTCCCGTCGCAGGTGCGCTGGAACCGTCCGGCCGGCGGCATGTTCATCTGGGTCGAACTGCCCGTGGGCATGGACGGTGGCGCGCTGCTGGCCAAGGCGATCGAACGCAACGTCGCCTTCGTGCCGGGCGCGCCGTTCTATGCGGTCGAGCCGCAACGCAACACCTTGCGCCTGTCGTTCGTGACCGTGCCGGAAGAGCGGATCGATGCCGGCGTGCGCATCCTCGGCGAACTGCTGCAGGCCGAGGTCGCCGCGCACCGCGGCGCTGCGGCCTGATGCGGCATCCCGGCGCACGCGCATGACCGCAGCTGCGGCCCTGGACCTGGGCGTGGAGGCGGTGCTGGTCGGCCGTGCGCAGGACTTCACCCGGCCCGGCAGCCGCAGCGCCATCGCCAAGCAGCCGTTGCCGGGACGGCTGCAGATCGGTGTGGAAGGCCTGGAACTGGACGAACAGGGCGACCGCCGCGTGCACGGCGGCCCGGACAAGGCGCTGCACCATTATCCGCGCGACCACTACACGGCCTGGCGCCAGGAACTGGGCGGGCACGCCCTGCTGGACGCGCCCGGCGCGTTCGGCGAGAACCTCAGCACGCACGGCGCCACCGAGGCCGACCTGTGCCTGGGCGACAGGCTGCGGCTGGGCACGGCGCTGGTCGAGGTCTCGCAGTCGCGGCAGCCGTGCTGGAAGCTGTCGGACCGCTTCGGCGTGCCCACGCTGGCGCGGCGCGTGCAGGAAAGCGGCCGCACCGGCTGGTACTACCGCGTGCTGCAGCCGGGCGAGGTCGCCGCCGGCGACCGCCTGACCCTGCTGGAGCGGCCGTATCCGGCCTGGTCGCTGGCTCGGTTGATCCAGCTGCTGTATCGGCGCGAGGTGGATCCGGCGCAACTGGAACAGGTGCTGGCCCTGCCGCTGGTGCCGAACTGGCGCCTGCTGTTCGAACGGCGCCTGGCCCAGCGCGAGGTCGAATGCTGGAACAAGCGCCTGCTGGGACAACCGGCGGCCGAGTAGGGCGCGCCCTTTCTGCAGCGCAGGTAGCCAACTGATCGAAAGTCCTTGTGGGAGCGACTTCAGTCGCGACGAGCGCAGCGATGGGCCTGCCGGCTTCGGATGGCCGTCGGGACTGAAGTCCCTCCAACAGTGCACCCAGCGAGCCGGCCGCAAGCCCCTGTAGGAGCGGCTTCAGCCGCGACGAACGAAGCGGCAGATCTGCCGGTTGCGAATGGAGCCGGGCTGAAGCCCTCTTACAGTGGACCGACCTGCAGTGGAACGGCACGCCGGCCGCAGATCCCTGTGGGAGCGACTTCAGTCGCGACGAGCGAAGCAGTGGCCGTCCGGCTTCGCATGCCATCAACGCTCAAGCGGTTTCCGCCGGCCGATCAAAACCACACCGCAACACCCCTGTCGCCCATCGCGACAAACCGCTAGCCTTGTGCCGATGACGACTTCCCCCGTGCGTGTGTTGATTCATGGTGCGTCCGGCCGCATGGGCCAGGCGCTGTTGCGGCTGGCTGCGCAGGAGCCTGCGTTGCAGGTGGCGGCGGCGGTGATCCGGCGTGCGCCGGCGCAGCGGGTGGTCGACGGGGTGCCGTACTTCGCCGCGGCCGAACTGAACGCAGCGCCGGCGTTCGACGTGGCGATCGATTTCAGCCTGCCGCAGGGCTTCGACCCGGTGCTGGCGCTGTGCGTGGCGCGCGGTGCGGCGCTGGTGTCCGGCACCACCGGGCTGGACGACACGCAGCGCCAGGCATTGACCGACGCGGCGGCGCGCATCCCGCTGATCTGGGCGTCGAACTTCAGTCTCGGTGTGGCGGTGCTGAACGATCTGGTGGAACGCGCCGCCGCGGCGCTGCCGGGCTGGGACTGCGACATCGTCGAATCGCACCACGTGCACAAGCAGGACGCGCCGTCCGGCACCGCGCTGACCCTGGGCGAGGCGGCCGCGCACGGCGGCGCGCAGCCGCGCTACGCCAGCCTGCGCGCCGGCGACATCGTCGGCGAGCACCTGGTGCAGTTCGCCGGGCTAGGCGAGCGGGTGGAGCTGGTGCACCGCGCCAGCAACCGCGACATCTTCGCCCGCGGCGCGCTGCACGCCGCCGCGCGCCTGCCGGGCCGCGCGCCCGGGGCCTACCGGCTGCGCGATCTGCTCGGCTGAACGGCGCTTTCACATAAACGTCTGGCGCGGACAGGTCCGCGCCGGTACAATTCTCGCTCGCCTGTTACCCATCGCCACGGACCCGGAGAAGCGCCGAGTTCGCGGTTTCTTGCAGCCGCAAGTTGGTGGGGCAGGGTTCCTCTCTCCCCAAGGCGAACCCCGTGACTCAACCCGCAATCCTTGTCCTTGAAGACGGCACCGTGTTCGAGGGCGAATCCGTAGGCGCCACTGGCCTGTCCGTCGGCGAAGTGGTGTTCAACACCGCGATGACCGGCTATCAGGAGATCGTGACCGATCCGTCCTACGCCCGCCAGCTGGTCACCCTGACCTATCCGCACATCGGCAACACCGGTTGCACCGACCAGGACGATGAGGCCGCCCAGGTCTGGTCGGCCGGCCTGATCGTGCGCGACGTGCCGCGCCGCCCCAGCAGCTGGCGCAGCCAGGTGTCGCTGCCGGACTGGCTGATCCAGCGCGGCGTGGTCGCCATCGCCGGCATCGATACCCGCAAGCTGACCCGCATCCTGCGCGAGAAGGGATCGCAGAATGGCGCAGTGATGGCCGGCGAAGTGAACGTGGACACGGCGCTGGAAGCGGCGCGCAAGTTCCCGGGCCTGAAGGGCATGGACCTGGCCAAGGTGGTGTCCACCGACAAGGCCTACCCGTGGCGCGACGGCCAACTCGACCTGGACAGCAACGCGTTCGCCCAGGCGGCGCCGAAGTACAAGGTTGTCGCCTACGACTACGGGGTGAAGCTCAACATCCTGCGCATGCTCGCCGAGCGCGGCTGCGAGGTCACCGTGGTGCCGGCGCAGACGCCCGCCGCCGAGGTGCTGGCGATGAACCCGGACGGCGTGTTCCTGTCCAACGGCCCCGGCGATCCGGCGCCGTGCGACTACGCGATCGCCGCGATCAAGCAGTTCGTGGACAGGAAGATCCCGACCTTCGGCATCTGCCTGGGCCACCAGCTGCTGGCGCTGGCCGCCGGCGCGCAGACGCTGAAGATGGGCCACGGCCACCACGGCGCCAACCATCCGGTGCAGGACCTGGACAGCGGCCGGGTGATGATCACCTCGCAGAACCACGGTTTCGCGGTCGACGAAGCGTCGCTGCCGGCCAATGTGCGGGTGACCCACCGCTCGCTGTTCGACGGCACCAACCAGGGCATCGAACTGACCGACGCGCCGGCCTTCAGCTTCCAGGGCCACCCGGAAGCCTCGCCGGGCCCGCGCGACGTGGCGCCGTTGTTCGATCGCTTCACTGCGTTGATGCGGGACCGGGGACCGGGGACCGGGGACCGGGAGGCGAGGGCTTGAGCCCTTCGCATTTCAGAGAACTCGACGTATGGCGACTGTCCATCGAGCTTGCCAAGGCGGTCTACATATTGACCGCGGATTTCCCGAAAGAAGAGCGTTATGGACTCACTTCGCAGCTGCAACGCGCTGCCGTCTCGGTGCCATCCAACATCGCCGAGGGCAATGCGCGCGCATCGACGCGTGACTACGCCCGCTTCGTCTCGATGGCACGCGGTTCGATCGCAGAGCTACAGACGCAGCTGACGTTGGCCGCCGAACTCTCGCTGGCCGATGCGCAGGCGGTGGATATCGTCATGGATATCGCCGAGCGGGTCGGCAAAATGCTGCACAAATTGCACTATTCACTTAATCAACGGCTGGAAACCGGGTCCCTGGTCCCCGGTCCCCGGTCCCGGAGCTGACATGCCCAAGCGCACCGATCTAAAAACCATCCTCATCATCGGCGCCGGCCCGATCGTCATCGGCCAGGCCTGCGAGTTCGACTACTCCGGCGCGCAGGCGTGCAAGGCGCTGCGCGACGAGGGCTACCGCGTGGTGCTGGTCAACAGCAACCCGGCCACGATCATGACCGACCCGAACATGGCCGACGCCGTGTACATCGAGCCGATCAACTGGCAGACGGTCGAGAAGATCATCGCCAAGGAAAAGCCCGACGCGCTGCTGCCGACCATGGGCGGGCAGACCGCGCTGAACTGCGCGCTGGACCTGGCCGATCACGGCGTGCTGGAAAAGTACGGCGTGGAGCTGATCGGCGCCAAGCGCGAGGCGATCATGATGGCCGAGGACCGCGAGCTGTTCCGCGTGGCGATGGGCGAGATCGGCCTGGAGTGCCCGAAGGCGGCAGTCGCGCACACCCTCGAGGAAGCGCTGGAGATCCAGACCCGGGTCGGCTACCCGACCATCATCCGCCCCAGCTTCACCCTCGGCGGCAGCGGCGGCGGCATCGCCTACAACCGCGAGGAGCTGATCGAGATCGTCGGCCGCGGCCTGGAGCTGTCGCCGACCAGCGAAGTGCTGGTCGAAGAGTCGGTGC
This sequence is a window from Xanthomonas sp. CFBP 8443. Protein-coding genes within it:
- a CDS encoding PLP-dependent aminotransferase family protein, with amino-acid sequence MPMTTSFQLSRRAQALTSSAIREILKVTERPEVISFAGGLPSPDTFPIARMQYACDKVLREAPQAALQYGPTEGYLPLREWVAARLSRDGASIRPSQVLITTGSQQGLDLLGKVFIDESSKVLVETPSYLGALQAFSLFQPAFAAMASDDDGLVVDALDDAQLAGARFMYCLPNFQNPTGRRLPLHRRQALVARAAAAGVPIVEDDPYGELCYSGDTLPSLLSMHPDGVIYMGSFSKVLAPGLRLGFVIAPEAVHAKLVQAKQAADLHTPSFSQRIVYEAVQDGFLDAHIPGIRSLYASRCQQMLTALGKYFPSQVRWNRPAGGMFIWVELPVGMDGGALLAKAIERNVAFVPGAPFYAVEPQRNTLRLSFVTVPEERIDAGVRILGELLQAEVAAHRGAAA
- a CDS encoding MOSC domain-containing protein, coding for MTAAAALDLGVEAVLVGRAQDFTRPGSRSAIAKQPLPGRLQIGVEGLELDEQGDRRVHGGPDKALHHYPRDHYTAWRQELGGHALLDAPGAFGENLSTHGATEADLCLGDRLRLGTALVEVSQSRQPCWKLSDRFGVPTLARRVQESGRTGWYYRVLQPGEVAAGDRLTLLERPYPAWSLARLIQLLYRREVDPAQLEQVLALPLVPNWRLLFERRLAQREVECWNKRLLGQPAAE
- the dapB gene encoding 4-hydroxy-tetrahydrodipicolinate reductase encodes the protein MTTSPVRVLIHGASGRMGQALLRLAAQEPALQVAAAVIRRAPAQRVVDGVPYFAAAELNAAPAFDVAIDFSLPQGFDPVLALCVARGAALVSGTTGLDDTQRQALTDAAARIPLIWASNFSLGVAVLNDLVERAAAALPGWDCDIVESHHVHKQDAPSGTALTLGEAAAHGGAQPRYASLRAGDIVGEHLVQFAGLGERVELVHRASNRDIFARGALHAAARLPGRAPGAYRLRDLLG
- the carA gene encoding glutamine-hydrolyzing carbamoyl-phosphate synthase small subunit; this encodes MTQPAILVLEDGTVFEGESVGATGLSVGEVVFNTAMTGYQEIVTDPSYARQLVTLTYPHIGNTGCTDQDDEAAQVWSAGLIVRDVPRRPSSWRSQVSLPDWLIQRGVVAIAGIDTRKLTRILREKGSQNGAVMAGEVNVDTALEAARKFPGLKGMDLAKVVSTDKAYPWRDGQLDLDSNAFAQAAPKYKVVAYDYGVKLNILRMLAERGCEVTVVPAQTPAAEVLAMNPDGVFLSNGPGDPAPCDYAIAAIKQFVDRKIPTFGICLGHQLLALAAGAQTLKMGHGHHGANHPVQDLDSGRVMITSQNHGFAVDEASLPANVRVTHRSLFDGTNQGIELTDAPAFSFQGHPEASPGPRDVAPLFDRFTALMRDRGPGTGDREARA
- a CDS encoding four helix bundle protein, whose amino-acid sequence is MSPSHFRELDVWRLSIELAKAVYILTADFPKEERYGLTSQLQRAAVSVPSNIAEGNARASTRDYARFVSMARGSIAELQTQLTLAAELSLADAQAVDIVMDIAERVGKMLHKLHYSLNQRLETGSLVPGPRSRS